One window of Saimiri boliviensis isolate mSaiBol1 chromosome 4, mSaiBol1.pri, whole genome shotgun sequence genomic DNA carries:
- the CUL7 gene encoding cullin-7 isoform X1, whose translation MVGELRYREFRVPLGPGLHAYPDELIRQRVGHDGHPEYQIRWLILRRGDDGDGGSGQVDCKAEHILLWMSKDEIYANCHKMLGEDGQVIGPSQSAGEVGALDKSVLEEMETDVKSLIQRALRQLEECVGTIPPAPLLHTVHVLSAYASIEPLTGVFKDPRVLDLLMHMLSSPDYQIRWSAGRMIQALSSHDAGEGQCGEEGKAEGLGRLRDSQDTVAGASDLIRTRTQILLSLSQQEAIEKHLDFDSRCALLALFAQATLSEHPMSFEGIQLPQVPGRVLFSLVKRYLHVTSLLDQLNDSAAEVGTQNTSAPEELSGERGQLELEFSMAMGTLISELVQAMRWNQASDKPRSSARSPGSIFQPQLAVVSPGLPAAQAQPSFRRSRRFRPRSEFASGNTYALYVRDTLQPGMRVRMLDDYEEISAGDEGEFRQSNSGVPPVQVLWESTGRTYWVHWHMLEILGFEEDIEDVVESDEYQGAVASGVLGRALPAWRWRPITELYAAPYVLPEDEDTEEREYLTLAEWWELLFFIKKLDGPDHQEVLQILQENLDGEILDDEILAELAVPIELAQDLLLTLPQRLNDSALRDLINCHVYKQYGPQALAGQPAYPSLLEAQQDVLLLEAQAQAKDLKDAAEVEAKEPPSQSPNTPLERLVESYGPAGKILLDLEQALSSEGTQEKKVKPLLLQLQRQPQPFLALMWSLDTPETNRALHLTVLRILKQLVDFPEALLLPWHEAVDACMACLRSPNTDREVLQELIFFLHHLTSVSRDYAVVLNQLGARDAISKALEKHLGKLELAQELRDMVFKCEKHAHLYRKLITNILGGCIQMVLGQIEDHRRTHRPINIPFFDVFLRYLCQGSSVEVKEDKCWEKVEVSSNPHRASKLTDHNPKTYWESNGSAGSHYITLHMRQGVLVRQLTLLVASEDSSYMPARVVVCGGDSTSSLHTELNSVNVMPSASRVILLENLTRFWPIIQIRIKRCQQGGIDTRIRGLEILGPKPTFWPVFREQLCRHTRLFYMVRAQAWSQDLAEDRRSLLHLSSRLNGALRHEQNFADRFLPDDEAAQALGKTCWEALVSPLVQNITSPDEDGISPLGWLLDQYLECQEAVFNPQSRGPAFFSRVRRLTHLLVHVEPCEAPPPVAATPRPKGRNRSHDWSSLATRGLPSSIMRNLTRCWRAVVEKQVNNFLTSSWQDDDFVPRYCEHFNILQNSSSELFGPRAAFLLALQNGCAGALLKLPFLKAAHVSEQFARHIDQQIQGSRVGGVQEMERLAQLQQCLEAVLIFSGLEIATTFEHYYQHYMADRLLSVVSSWLEGAVLEQIGPCFPNRLPQQMLQSLSTSKELQRQFHVYQLQRLDQQLLKLEDTEKKIQVDHEASGKEHKSEKEEGAGAAAAVDTAEGEEEEEENEDLYYEGAMPEVSVLVLSRHCWPVASICHTLNPRTCLPSYLRGTLNRYSNFYNKSQSHPALERGSQRRLQWTWLGWAELQFGHQTLQVSTVQMWLLLYLNDLKEISVESLLALSGLSADMLNQAIGPLTSSRGPLDLHEQKDIPGAFISGVLKIRDGSKEARSRWDIVRLIPPQTYLQAEGEEGRNLEKRWNLLNCLIVRILKAHGDEGLHIDQLVCLVLEAWQKGPCPPRGLVSSLGKGSACSSTDVLSCILHLLGKGTLRRHDDRPQVLSYAVPVTVMEPHTESLNPGSSGPNPPLTFHTLQIRSRGVPYASGTGTQSFSTFR comes from the exons ATGGTGGGGGAACTCCGCTACAGGGAATTCAGGGTGCCCCTGGGGCCTGGCTTACATGCCTATCCTGATGAGCTGATCCGCCAGCGAGTGGGCCATGATGGGCATCCTGAGTACCAGATCCGCTGGCTCATCCTGCGGCGTGGCGATGATGGGGACGGGGGCTCTGGCCAAGTGGACTGCAAGGCTGAACATATCCTGCTGTGGATGTCTAAGGATGAGATCTATGCCAACTGCCACAAGATGCTGGGCGAGGATGGCCAGGTCATCGGGCCCTCCCAGTCTGCAGGGGAGGTTGGGGCCCTGGACAAATCTGTACTGGAGGAGATGGAAACCGATGTGAAGTCCCTCATTCAGAGAGCCCTTCGGCAGCTGGAGGAGTGTGTGGGCACCATCCCTCCTGCTCCTCTACTTCACACTGTCCACGTGCTCAGCGCCTATGCCAGCATCGAGCCCCTCACTGGGGTGTTCAAGGACCCAAGGGTCCTGGACTTGCTCATGCACATGTTGAGTAGTCCCGATTATCAGATTCGCTGGAGCGCAGGCCGGATGATACAAGCCCTGTCCTCCCATGATGCTGGTGAGGGGCAGtgtggggaggaagggaaagcagAAGGGCTGGGTCGGCTCAGGGACTCACAGGACACTGTGGCAGGAGCCTCTGATCTCATCA GGACCCGGACTCAGATCCTTCTGTCACTGAGTCAACAAGAAGCCATTGAGAAACACCTGGATTTTGATAGCCGCTGTGCTCTGCTAGCACTGTTTGCACAGGCCACGCTCTCTGAACATCCCATGTCTTTCGAGGGCATTCAGCTACCACAG GTCCCAGGAAGGGTGCTCTTCTCCCTGGTGAAGCGGTATTTGCATGTCACCTCACTTCTGGATCAGCTGAACGACAGTGCTGCAGAGGTAGGAACCCAGAACACCTCTGCTCCTGAGGAGTTGAGCGGGGAGAGGGGTCAACTGGAGCTGGAGTTCAGTATGGCTATGGGCACCCTGATCTCGGAGCTGGTGCAAGCCATGCGCTGGAACCAGGCCTCAGACAAACCAAGGAGCTCCGCACGGTCCCCTGGTtccatcttccagcctcagctggCAGTTGTGAGCCCAGGGCTCCCCGCCGCCCAGGCTCAGCCCTCCTTCAGGAGGTCAAGACGGTTTCGCCCTCGTTCTGAGTTTGCAAGTGGCAATACCTATGCCTTGTACGTACGGGACACACTGCAGCCAGGGATGCGAGTGCGGATGCTGGATGATTATGAGGAGATCAGTGCTGGGGACGAGGGCGAGTTCCGGCAGAGCAACAGTGGCGTGCCTCCTGTGCAG GTGTTGTGGGAGTCAACAGGCCGTACCTATTGGGTGCACTGGCATATGCTGGAGATCTTGGGCTTCGAGGAAGACATTGAGGACGTGGTTGAGTCTGATGAGTATCAAGGGGCGGTGGCCAGTGGAGTCCTAGGTAGAG CCCTGCCCGCCTGGCGCTGGAGGCCTATAACAGAACTCTATGCTGCGCCTTACGTGCTTCCTGAGGATGAGGACACTGAGGAGCGGGAATACCTGACGCTGGCTGAGTGGTGGGAACTTCTCTTCTTCATCAAGAAGCTGGATGGACCTGACCATCAGGAGGTTCTCCAGATCCTCCAGGAGAATCTCGATGGGGAG ATTCTAGATGACGAGATCCTAGCTGAACTGGCCGTGCCCATAGAGTTGGCCCAGGACTTGCTGCTGACTCTGCCACAGCGACTCAATGACAGTGCCCTCAGGGACCTGATCAACTGCCATGTCTACAAGCAATATGGGCCTCAAGCCCTAGCAGGGCAGCCAGCCTACCCATCCCTTCTAGAAGCCCAGCAAGATGTTCTCCTGCTGGAAGCTCAGGCCCAGGCTAAGGACTTAAAAGATGCAGCCGAAGTGGAAG CAAAAGAACCCCCATCTCAGAGTCCCAACACTCCCCTGGAGCGTCTGGTGGAGAGTTATGGTCCAGCCGGGAAAATCCTCCTGGATCTAGAGCAAGCCCTCAGCTCAGAGGGGACCCAGGAGAAGAAGGTGAAGCCACTCCTGCTGCAGCTGCAGCGGCAGCCTCAGCCCTTCCTGGCACTGATGTGGAGCCTGGACACTCCAGAGACTAACAGGGCCCTGCACCTGACcgtgctgag AATCCTGAAGCAGCTGGTGGACTTCCCCGAGGCACTGCTGCTCCCCTGGCACGAGGCCGTGGATGCCTGCATGGCCTGCCTGCGGTCCCCAAACACTGATCGAGAG GTGCTCCAGGAACTGATTTTCTTCTTGCACCACCTGACCTCAGTGAGCAGGGACTATGCTGTGGTGCTGAATCAGCTGGGAGCAAGAGACGCCATCTCCAAGGCCCTGGAAAAGCACCTGGGAAAGCTGGAGCTGGCTCAGGAGCTGCGGGACATGGTGTTCAAGTGCGAGAAGCATGCCCACCTCTACCGCAAACTCATCACCAACATCCTGGGAGGCTGCATACAG ATGGTGCTGGGCCAGATCGAAGACCACAGACGAACCCACCGGCCCATCAACATCCCTTTCTTTGATGTGTTCCTCAGATACCTGTGCCAGG GCTCCAGTGTGGAAGTGAAGGAGGACAAGTGCTGGGAGAAGGTGGAGGTGTCCTCCAACCCGCACCGGGCCAGCAAGCTGACGGACCACAACCCCAAAACCTACTGGGAGTCCAACGGCAGCGCCGGCTCCCACTACATCACCCTGCACATGCGCCAGGGCGTCCTGGTCAG GCAACTGACTCTGCTTGTGGCTAGCGAGGACTCAAGCTACATGCCGGCCCGAGTGGTGGTGTGCGGGGGTGACAGCACCAGCTCTCTTCACACGGAACTCAACTCG GTGAATGTGATGCCGTCTGCTAGCCGGGTGATCCTCCTGGAGAACCTGACTCGCTTCTGGCCCATCATCCAGATCCGCATAAAGCGCTGCCAGCAG GGTGGCATTGATACGCGCATTCGAGGGTTAGAGATCCTAGGCCCCAAGCCCACGTTCTGGCCAGTGTTCCGGGAGCAGCTCTGTCGTCACACACGCCTCTTCTACATGGTCCGGGCGCAGGCCTGGAGCCAGGACCTGGCGGAGGACCGCAGGAGCCTCCTGCACCTGAGTTCTAG ACTCAACGGGGCTCTGCGCCACGAGCAGAATTTCGCTGACCGCTTCCTCCCCGACGACGAGGCCGCCCAAGCACTGGGCAAGACCTGCTGGGAGGCCCTGGTCAGCCCCTTGGTGCAGAACATCACCTCTCCCG ATGAAGATGGCATCAGCCCCCTGGGTTGGCTGCTGGACCAGTACCTGGAGTGCCAGGAAGCTGTCTTCAATCCCCAGAGCCGAGGCCCAGCTTTCTTCTCGCGGGTGCGCCGTCTCACTCACCTGCTGGTGCATGTGGAGCCCTGCGAGGCACCCCCTCCTGTGGCGGCCACTCCTCGGCCTA AGGGCAGAAACAGAAGCCACGACTGGAGCTCCTTGGCTACCCGGGGCCTTCCAAGCAGCATCATGAGAAACCTGACCCGCTGTTGGCGGGCCGTGGTGGAGAAACAG GTGAACAATTTTCTGACCTCATCCTGGCAGGACGATGACTTTGTGCCACGCTACTGTGAGCACTTTAATATTCTGCAGAACTCGAGCTCTGAGCTGTTTGGGCCACGGGCCGCCTTCTTGCTGGCGCTGCAGAATGGCTGTGCGGGGGCCTTGCTGAAGCTCCCTTTTCTCAAAGCTGCCCAC GTGAGTGAGCAGTTCGCCCGGCATATTGACCAGCAGATCCAGGGCAGCCGGGTCGGTGGAGTCCAGGAAATGGAGAGGCTGGCGCAGCTGCAGCAATGCCTGGAGGCTGTCCTGATTTTCTCCGGTCTGGAGATAGCCACCACCTTTGAGCATTATTACCA GCACTACATGGCAGACCGTCTCCTGAGCGTGGTCTCGAGCTGGCTGGAGGGGGCCGTGCTGGAGCAGATCGGTCCCTGCTTCCCCAACCGCCTGCCCCAGCAGATGTTGCAGAGCCTGAGCACCTCTAAGGAGCTGCAGCGCCAGTTCCACGTCTACCAGCTTCAGAGGCTGGATCAACAACTCCTAAAGCTGGAggatacagagaagaaaatacag GTGGACCATGAGGCCAGTGGCAAGGAGCACAAGagtgagaaggaagagggagctgGGGCGGCGGCAGCGGTGGATACAgcggagggagaggaggaagaggaggagaatgaGGACCTATACTACGAAGGGGCAATGCCGGAAGTTTCTGTGCTTGTCCTGTCCCGACACTGCTGGCCTGTCGCCTCGATCTGCCACACACTGAACCCCAGAACCTGCCTACCCTCCTACCTGAGGGGCACTTTGAACAGATACTCCAACTTCTACAACAAGA GTCAGAGCCACCCTGCCCTAGAGCGAGGTTCACAGAGGCGACTGCAGTGGacctggctgggctgggctgagctgcaGTTTGGGCACCAGACCCTGCAAGTGTCCACCGTGCAGATGTGGCTACTGCTGTATCTCAATGATCTGAAG GAGATCTCTGTGGAGAGTCTGCTAGCACTCTCAGGGCTCTCCGCAGACATGCTCAATCAGGCGATTGGGCCTCTCACCTCTTCAAGAGGCCCTTTGGACCTTCACGAGCAAAAAGATATACCAGGAG CGTTTATTTCAGGGGTCCTCAAGATTCGAGATGGCAGCAAGGAAGCCAGGTCGAGATGGGACATTGTGCGGCTCATCCCACCTCAGACATACCTGCAAGCTGAGGGTGAAGAGGGCCGGAACTTGGAGAAGAGGTGGAACCTTCTGAACTGCCTGATCGTCCGAATCCTCAAGGCCCATGGGGACGAGGGGCTGCACATCGACCAGCTTGTCTGTCTG GTGCTGGAGGCTTGGCAGAAGGGCCCGTGTCCTCCCAGGGGTTTGGTCAGCAGCCTTGGTAAAGGGTCTGCCTGCAGCAGCACCGATGTCCTCTCCTGcatcctccaccttctgggcaAGGGCACACTGAGACGCCATGATGACCGGCCCCAGGTGCTGTCCTATGCAGTCCCTGTGACTGTCATGGAGCCTCACACCGAGTCCCTGAACCCAGGCTCCTCAGGCCCCAACCCACCCCTCACCTTCCATACCCTGCAGATTCGCTCTCGGGGTGTGCCGTATGCCTCTGGCACTGGCACCCAGAGCTTCTCTACCTTCCGGTAG